The following coding sequences are from one Xiphophorus couchianus chromosome 22, X_couchianus-1.0, whole genome shotgun sequence window:
- the znf518a gene encoding zinc finger protein 518A — translation MDVCTATSTGHRKRQVSKKNRSWHRRLHLRKTVVQPPAMQSQDKNGPKKIAKKWEQTSVWPPSKEPPREARVTNDGGSTLRFPCSQCGDNSDYAPKDLARHFMEKHGGSPPVFSCHMCTFSAHEFSYLQVHLLSHKDTFSTCSMCNDNVQRTWPEFSAHLTMYHCSDGKYSCETCKKFSTCDFRVFLDHIYKHNFTVEEKEVGGRQFCGGEAPEKWLINKSVKTAHVCQNGKQRKDGRQIHSIAMKPNERIPRVKTRLTRSTVRDTCWLTQDCLSLPGKEFLDKYCHLSDAQTTLEETQQFLMQSVAGETDDQKWTKALKSVLSNVPQKNSENGIAPNTSDLAVLTVKNKITLAQNGAAYAKRLKMASTDKEPTCPQSADGDSLCASDQNGFNPNLKNQAPCLTENKLRSDFSSSGAGTQENRENRKLKTDSEIQENGEKLEEPVDDVGICKSSDLKLPNESEGKMKKRRRRRKARFKKVQRKPEGKVLKIVVKGKQWVSQSSSSLKHVEIDGHVEPPNPQQNTIKGSPVGLPDPPRRTAISDSVRPTEAEDTTTENEHRDDLEESQDFSDKSGSAEGTSETNTVAASVTYVGTPHEEPALQKSNEETEETRSPAASSPHVEENLDSSLERPSEQSDQGSRCEEESTEFIQHLLSGVRSPEAEASQREPSAGAARPQCQLVPKHQPRTLRLVAINPSQPVKRPAGDQPVVVLNHPDADIPQVARIMEVVNKYRQVRRVLLSRQTLRALSVLSGGGAAVMTDDQGKNSVQERFTLRLKFRRVSRKKYEIVGVASPGRDASSRVSCWFCGRVFARQEEMMLHRQRHLMDWRKPNCEKS, via the exons ATGGATGTTTGCACAGCCACCTCAACGGGCCACAGAAAACGGCAAGTCAGCAAGAAGAATAGAAGCTGGCACAGACGGCTCCACCTCAGGAAAACTGTAGTTCAGCCCCCAGCTATGCAAAGCCAAGATAAGAATGGGCCAAAGAAGATAGCGAAGAAGTGGGAGCAGACCAGCGTGTGGCCTCCATCGAAGGAGCCTCCCCGGGAAGCCCGCGTCACAAACGACGGCGGCAGTACGCTCAGGTTCCCCTGCTCTCAATGCGGGGACAACTCGGATTATGCCCCCAAAGACCTGGCGAGGCACTTCATGGAAAAACATGGAGGCAGTCCACCCGTTTTTTCCTGCCATATGTGCACCTTCAGCGCCCATGAATTCTCCTACCTTCAGGTTCACCTGCTAAGCCACAAAGACACTTTTTCTACCTGCAGCATGTGCAACGACAACGTTCAGCGCACCTGGCCTGAGTTTAGTGCACACCTGACTATGTATCACTGCTCGGACGGGAAGTATTCATGCGAAACCTGTAAGAAATTCTCAACATGTGACTTTCGGGTGTTTCTAGACCACATATATAAGCATAATTTTACCgttgaagaaaaagaagttgGTGGTCGTCAGTTCTGCGGCGGCGAGGCGCCAGAGAAATGGTTGATCAATAAGAGCGTTAAAACTGCTCATGTTTGCCAGAATGGCAAACAGAGGAAAGATGGGAGGCAAATTCATTCCATAGCAATGAAACCAAATGAGCGGATCCCCAGAGTGAAGACGAGGTTAACGAGAAGCACAGTGAGGGACACCTGCTGGTTGACGCAGGACTGTCTGTCGCTTCCCGGGAAGGAGTTTCTGGATAAATACTGCCATCTTTCTGACGCACAGACAACGTTAGAAGAGACTCAGCAGTTTTTGATGCAATCTGTCGCCGGGGAAACCGACGACCAGAAGTGGACCAAGGCTCTCAAGTCCGTTCTGTCAAACGTCCctcagaaaaactcagaaaacgGCATCGCGCCCAACACGTCAGATCTCGCCGTCCTCACGGTCAAGAACAAAATAACGCTAGCTCAGAACGGTGCTGCTTACGCGAAAAGGTTGAAAATGGCCTCCACAGATAAGGAACCTACCTGTCCCCAAAGCGCCGATGGCGACTCTTTGTGTGCAAGTGACCAGAACGGATTTAATCCAAATCTGAAAAACCAGGCGCCTtgtttgactgaaaacaaattgcGCAGTGACTTCTCGTCGTCTGGCGCTGGGACGCAGGAAAACCGGGAGAACCGCAAATTAAAGACTGATTCAGAGATCCAGGAAAACGGTGAAAAACTGGAAGAGCCTGTAGACGACGTGGGCATCTGCAAGTCGAGTGATTTAAAATTGCCGAATGAGAGTGAGGGGAAGATGAAGAAACGACGGCGGAGAAGAAAAGCCAGGTTtaaaaaagtgcaaagaaaaccagaaggAAAGGTCTTAAAGATTGTCGTAAAGGGGAAGCAGTGGGTTTCTCAAAGCTCTTCATCTCTAAAACATGTTGAGATCGATGGTCATGTGGAGCCGCCAAATCCTCAGCAAAACACCATCAAAGGTTCCCCGGTGGGCCTTCCTGATCCGCCTAGACGAACTGCAATCTCTGACTCTGTCCGACCAACGGAGGCTGAAGATACTACGACGGAAAATGAACATCGAGACGATCTGGAGGAGTCGCAGGATTTCTCAGACAAAAGTGGATCTGCTGAGGGAACAAGCGAGACGAATACCGTGGCTGCATCAGTGACCTACGTGGGGACGCCTCACGAAGAGCCGGCGCTACAAAAATCCAACGAGGAGACGGAGGAGACGAGAAGTCCTGCTGCTTCTTCGCCACATG tggaGGAAAATTTGGACTCGAGCCTTGAACGTCCATCAGAGCAAAGTGATCAAGGGTCAAGATGCGAAGAGGAGTCGACAGAATTCATCCAGCATCTCCTGAGCGGCGTCCGGTCACCTGAAGCTGAAGCGAGTCAGCGGGAGCCGTCAGCGGGGGCGGCTAGGCCTCAGTGTCAGCTGGTTCCGAAACATCAGCCGAGAACGCTGAGGTTAGTCGCCATAAATCCATCCCAGCCAGTCAAACGTCCGGCGGGAGACCAGCCCGTCGTGGTGCTGAACCACCCGGACGCCGACATCCCCCAGGTGGCCCGCATCATGGAGGTCGTCAACAAGTACAGGCAGGTGCGGAGGGTCCTGCTCTCCCGGCAGACTCTCAGGGCTCTATCGGTTCTGAGTGGTGGCGGGGCGGCGGTGATGACGGACGATCAGGGCAAGAACTCGGTGCAGGAGAGGTTCACCCTGAGGCTGAAGTTCCGCAGGGTGAGCAGGAAAAAGTACGAAATCGTGGGCGTGGCGTCGCCCGGCCGGGACGCCTCGTCGAGGGTCTCCTGCTGGTTCTGCGGCCGGGTGTTTGCAAGGCAGGAGGAGATGATGCTCCACCGGCAGCGCCACCTGATGGACTGGAGGAAGCCAAACTGTGAAAAGTCTTAA
- the blnk gene encoding B-cell linker protein isoform X2 — protein sequence MNLPTREECEGWDHMKVALFMCKNNMQDCAGTVTRLKIDGLRLLNLTENDIRKFSLLQQPQLQKMVQDIKKNDGSLLNKIRRLKNKPRPNVPARDYRDFRDSDQCSDPEYNEPCDDPPDDDSYEPPPVHREFTRSPFISLPKGEYLDSSHAGPSRPPKKPIRPVKASKQLPPEPPHPWSDKEEDYVDPDANGEDDYIEPTENPSPKGGNRGDYPILPPALPDRPSSPEYLYEEPEKEEPSTSPQRNRLCPPLFKPGPSLPKPTPRLNKWEPTRPIQQPTDDDEYELCDNSSSHEPPGGPPPRLPKPVQRERSPKPPLLPRQDIKPRQFESTSLPVMHTEQKPSPKAFSLDLKRPKIPLPQFTPPKPVERGCIAGENGSTDQDKDADVYHKPWFANGCDRKTADEALLQSNKDGAFMVRKSSGQDVQQPYTLVVFYKGRVYNIPIRFVPSTKQYALGREKKGEEFFSSVSSIIENHQRNLLVLIDSQSNSKDATKLFFPVRP from the exons AATCTCACTGAGAACGACATCAGAAAGTTCAGCCTCCTTCAGCAGCC GCAACTTCAGAAAATGGTTCAAGACATCAAGAAAAATGACGGCAGTCTGCTGAATAAAATCAGAAG actgaaaaacaaacctcGTCCGAACGTTCCTGCCAGAGACTACAGAG ATTTCAGAGACAGTGATCAATGCTCTGATCCAGAATAC AACGAGCCATGCGATGACCCGCCTGATGATGACAGCTACGAGCCTCCTCCGGTCCACAGAGAGTTCACCAGAAGTCCCTTCATTTCCTTACCAAAGGGGGAGTATCTCG aCAGCAGTCATGCCGGACCAAGCCGACCTCCCAAGAAGCCCATCCGTCCTGTTAAAGCCTCCAAACAACTTCCTCCTGAACCGCCACATCCATGGAGCGACAAAGAA gaaGACTACGTAGACCCAGATGCTAATGGTGAGGACGACTACATAGAACCCACAGAGAATCCATCTCCAA AAGGTGGAAACAGAGGTGACTATCCCATTTTGCCTCCAGCTTTACCAGATCGTCCATCCAGTCCTGAAT atttatATGAAGAACCTGAGAAAGAG GAACCGTCTACGTCTCCACAGAGAAACAG ACTTTGTCCACCTCTTTTCAAACCGGGTCCTTCTTTACCAAAACCAACACCCAG GCTGAATAAATGGGAACCCACGCGTCCT ATCCAGCAACCCACAGATGATGATGAATATGAACTCTGTGATAATA GTTCCAGTCATGAACCTCCAGGCGGTCCTCCCCCTCGTCTACCTAAACCTGTACAGAGAGA GAGGTCACCAAAGCCGCCTCTATTGCCG AGACAAGACATAAAACCAAGACAATTTGAAA GTACCTCCCTGCCTGTGATGCACACAGAACAGAAACCGTCTCCTAAAGCTTTCTCACTGGATCTTAAACGACCAAA AATCCCCCTGCCACAGTTTACACCACCCA AACCAGTTGAGCGGGGTTGCATTGCTGGTGAAAATGGTTCCACAGACCAGGACAAG GATGCAGATGTTTATCACAAACCCTGGTTTGCCAACGGGTGTGACCGCAAAACAGCAGATGAAGCGTTACTGCAATCAAATAAG gacGGTGCGTTCATGGTGAGAAAAAGCTCGGGTCAGGATGTGCAGCAACCTTACACGTTAGTGGTGTTTTACAAAGGCAGAGTCTACAACATCCCGATCCGCTTCGTGCCGAGCACCAAGCAGTACGCGCTGGGGAGAGAGAAGAAGGGAGAGGAG TTCTTCAGCAGCGTCTCTAGCATCATAGAGAACCACCAGAGgaacctgctggttctgatcgaCAGCCAGAGCAACAGCAAAGACGCCACCAAGCTGTTTTTTCCTGTAAGGCCATAG
- the blnk gene encoding B-cell linker protein isoform X1, which produces MNLPTREECEGWDHMKVALFMCKNNMQDCAGTVTRLKIDGLRLLNLTENDIRKFSLLQQPQLQKMVQDIKKNDGSLLNKIRRLKNKPRPNVPARDYRDFRDSDQCSDPEYNEPCDDPPDDDSYEPPPVHREFTRSPFISLPKGEYLDSSHAGPSRPPKKPIRPVKASKQLPPEPPHPWSDKEEDYVDPDANGEDDYIEPTENPSPKGGNRGDYPILPPALPDRPSSPEYLYEEPEKEEPSTSPQRNRLCPPLFKPGPSLPKPTPRLNKWEPTRPVSIQQPTDDDEYELCDNSSSHEPPGGPPPRLPKPVQRERSPKPPLLPRQDIKPRQFESTSLPVMHTEQKPSPKAFSLDLKRPKIPLPQFTPPKPVERGCIAGENGSTDQDKDADVYHKPWFANGCDRKTADEALLQSNKDGAFMVRKSSGQDVQQPYTLVVFYKGRVYNIPIRFVPSTKQYALGREKKGEEFFSSVSSIIENHQRNLLVLIDSQSNSKDATKLFFPVRP; this is translated from the exons AATCTCACTGAGAACGACATCAGAAAGTTCAGCCTCCTTCAGCAGCC GCAACTTCAGAAAATGGTTCAAGACATCAAGAAAAATGACGGCAGTCTGCTGAATAAAATCAGAAG actgaaaaacaaacctcGTCCGAACGTTCCTGCCAGAGACTACAGAG ATTTCAGAGACAGTGATCAATGCTCTGATCCAGAATAC AACGAGCCATGCGATGACCCGCCTGATGATGACAGCTACGAGCCTCCTCCGGTCCACAGAGAGTTCACCAGAAGTCCCTTCATTTCCTTACCAAAGGGGGAGTATCTCG aCAGCAGTCATGCCGGACCAAGCCGACCTCCCAAGAAGCCCATCCGTCCTGTTAAAGCCTCCAAACAACTTCCTCCTGAACCGCCACATCCATGGAGCGACAAAGAA gaaGACTACGTAGACCCAGATGCTAATGGTGAGGACGACTACATAGAACCCACAGAGAATCCATCTCCAA AAGGTGGAAACAGAGGTGACTATCCCATTTTGCCTCCAGCTTTACCAGATCGTCCATCCAGTCCTGAAT atttatATGAAGAACCTGAGAAAGAG GAACCGTCTACGTCTCCACAGAGAAACAG ACTTTGTCCACCTCTTTTCAAACCGGGTCCTTCTTTACCAAAACCAACACCCAG GCTGAATAAATGGGAACCCACGCGTCCTGTAAGT ATCCAGCAACCCACAGATGATGATGAATATGAACTCTGTGATAATA GTTCCAGTCATGAACCTCCAGGCGGTCCTCCCCCTCGTCTACCTAAACCTGTACAGAGAGA GAGGTCACCAAAGCCGCCTCTATTGCCG AGACAAGACATAAAACCAAGACAATTTGAAA GTACCTCCCTGCCTGTGATGCACACAGAACAGAAACCGTCTCCTAAAGCTTTCTCACTGGATCTTAAACGACCAAA AATCCCCCTGCCACAGTTTACACCACCCA AACCAGTTGAGCGGGGTTGCATTGCTGGTGAAAATGGTTCCACAGACCAGGACAAG GATGCAGATGTTTATCACAAACCCTGGTTTGCCAACGGGTGTGACCGCAAAACAGCAGATGAAGCGTTACTGCAATCAAATAAG gacGGTGCGTTCATGGTGAGAAAAAGCTCGGGTCAGGATGTGCAGCAACCTTACACGTTAGTGGTGTTTTACAAAGGCAGAGTCTACAACATCCCGATCCGCTTCGTGCCGAGCACCAAGCAGTACGCGCTGGGGAGAGAGAAGAAGGGAGAGGAG TTCTTCAGCAGCGTCTCTAGCATCATAGAGAACCACCAGAGgaacctgctggttctgatcgaCAGCCAGAGCAACAGCAAAGACGCCACCAAGCTGTTTTTTCCTGTAAGGCCATAG
- the blnk gene encoding B-cell linker protein isoform X3 yields MSTLGLNVNMDTLNKLAAPATAKIRQLQKMVQDIKKNDGSLLNKIRRLKNKPRPNVPARDYRDFRDSDQCSDPEYNEPCDDPPDDDSYEPPPVHREFTRSPFISLPKGEYLDSSHAGPSRPPKKPIRPVKASKQLPPEPPHPWSDKEEDYVDPDANGEDDYIEPTENPSPKGGNRGDYPILPPALPDRPSSPEYLYEEPEKEEPSTSPQRNRLCPPLFKPGPSLPKPTPRLNKWEPTRPVSIQQPTDDDEYELCDNSSSHEPPGGPPPRLPKPVQRERSPKPPLLPRQDIKPRQFESTSLPVMHTEQKPSPKAFSLDLKRPKIPLPQFTPPKPVERGCIAGENGSTDQDKDADVYHKPWFANGCDRKTADEALLQSNKDGAFMVRKSSGQDVQQPYTLVVFYKGRVYNIPIRFVPSTKQYALGREKKGEEFFSSVSSIIENHQRNLLVLIDSQSNSKDATKLFFPVRP; encoded by the exons ATGTCAACTCTTgggttaaatgtaaatatggaTACGTTGAATAAACTTGCAGCGCCTGCAACAGCAAAAATTCG GCAACTTCAGAAAATGGTTCAAGACATCAAGAAAAATGACGGCAGTCTGCTGAATAAAATCAGAAG actgaaaaacaaacctcGTCCGAACGTTCCTGCCAGAGACTACAGAG ATTTCAGAGACAGTGATCAATGCTCTGATCCAGAATAC AACGAGCCATGCGATGACCCGCCTGATGATGACAGCTACGAGCCTCCTCCGGTCCACAGAGAGTTCACCAGAAGTCCCTTCATTTCCTTACCAAAGGGGGAGTATCTCG aCAGCAGTCATGCCGGACCAAGCCGACCTCCCAAGAAGCCCATCCGTCCTGTTAAAGCCTCCAAACAACTTCCTCCTGAACCGCCACATCCATGGAGCGACAAAGAA gaaGACTACGTAGACCCAGATGCTAATGGTGAGGACGACTACATAGAACCCACAGAGAATCCATCTCCAA AAGGTGGAAACAGAGGTGACTATCCCATTTTGCCTCCAGCTTTACCAGATCGTCCATCCAGTCCTGAAT atttatATGAAGAACCTGAGAAAGAG GAACCGTCTACGTCTCCACAGAGAAACAG ACTTTGTCCACCTCTTTTCAAACCGGGTCCTTCTTTACCAAAACCAACACCCAG GCTGAATAAATGGGAACCCACGCGTCCTGTAAGT ATCCAGCAACCCACAGATGATGATGAATATGAACTCTGTGATAATA GTTCCAGTCATGAACCTCCAGGCGGTCCTCCCCCTCGTCTACCTAAACCTGTACAGAGAGA GAGGTCACCAAAGCCGCCTCTATTGCCG AGACAAGACATAAAACCAAGACAATTTGAAA GTACCTCCCTGCCTGTGATGCACACAGAACAGAAACCGTCTCCTAAAGCTTTCTCACTGGATCTTAAACGACCAAA AATCCCCCTGCCACAGTTTACACCACCCA AACCAGTTGAGCGGGGTTGCATTGCTGGTGAAAATGGTTCCACAGACCAGGACAAG GATGCAGATGTTTATCACAAACCCTGGTTTGCCAACGGGTGTGACCGCAAAACAGCAGATGAAGCGTTACTGCAATCAAATAAG gacGGTGCGTTCATGGTGAGAAAAAGCTCGGGTCAGGATGTGCAGCAACCTTACACGTTAGTGGTGTTTTACAAAGGCAGAGTCTACAACATCCCGATCCGCTTCGTGCCGAGCACCAAGCAGTACGCGCTGGGGAGAGAGAAGAAGGGAGAGGAG TTCTTCAGCAGCGTCTCTAGCATCATAGAGAACCACCAGAGgaacctgctggttctgatcgaCAGCCAGAGCAACAGCAAAGACGCCACCAAGCTGTTTTTTCCTGTAAGGCCATAG